GCGGCAAACCTCGGTTCAAGGGTGGATCTCGTTATCGGACGATGGTGTTTGATGGTGCTGACGATGCCTGGATGAAGTTCTGCACGATTAATGGCGAATGGTTGTTCATGACCTTGCCAAAGGTGGGATTGCTGCAAGTGAGGACTCACCGACCAATACCGGATGGTGCAACCCTAAAGCAGGCTCTAGTCACGAAGAAAGCGGACGGGTGGTATATCTCTCTGATCCTGAGTGACCCGACCGTACCGGAATTCAACCCGGATGAGATTATCCCTACTTGGGAGAACTCATTGGGTATAGATGCTGTGTTGCATGAGGACACCTATCTAGCAACTTCAGACGGTGAAAAGCTGCCATCCCTCAAGCCTCTACGGAAGAATGAGGCAAAGAAAGCCAGCCTTCAGAGTAAGCGCAATGCTAGGAAGAAAGGTTCTCACAGGCGCAGGAAGTTGGCAAAACAGGAAGGGCGATTGGGTCAGCGAATAGCCAGGAGTCGCAAGGATTTTCAGTACAAAACCGCTCATAAGCTGAGACGAACGGGTAAGAAAGTTTTCTTTGTCGAAAAGCTCAACCTGAAAGGACTGAGCAAGCGAAACAACCCCAAACAGGCAGAGGACGGCACTTATTTGCCCAATGGTCAATCTGCGAAGTCTGGGTTAAACAAATCTTGGAATGATGCTGCATTTGGGCAGTTCTTCTCAATCCTGGAGTACATAGCTGCAAAAGCTGGAGCCGTTGTGATTGAGAAAGACCCTGCCTACACATCTCAATTGCTGGCATATCGGGATGAATTTGTGTTCACCGATTGCAGCATTCGGGAGTATTGGGATGAACAAGAAAAACTCTGGGTTGATAGAGATATTAATGCTGCTATCAACCTGAAGAGGCTTGGGCTGGACGTGTTCCCAAGCATAAAACGCCGTAGAGGGAATCCAGTTGTGGTTGCTTCCATAACCAATAGTACCTCGAAGGAAGTTCTGACCGCTCTACGGAGCATCAGAAGCCCGCGCTCTATCGCCTAGCGAGGAGCGTCGGGTACGTCACGCAAGCCGTCGCCCCTATCATAGGGATTAGACCTCGTATGGGGGGGTGAGCATTCTCAACTTGAGGCCCACCAACATTCCCCAATTTTAAGGGTGAACATCTACTGGCTGGCGACGAAAACCGGGAGGGGAAAAATGCCCATTCTGAATGTTACACCCCTGTCAATCCAAACCATTGACCTTTCCCCTGGTAGTCACCTGCTGATTCCTGAGGTCAGTTGGGAACAGTATGAAGCCCTGCTGGCTGAGTGGGGAGAAGCGCGTCGTGTGCCACGCATCAACTACTGTGAG
This DNA window, taken from Trichothermofontia sichuanensis B231, encodes the following:
- a CDS encoding RNA-guided endonuclease InsQ/TnpB family protein, which encodes MKYAYQYRLCPTSQQKAMLNHWLRVCQYWYNRMLGERFDWWEQNRCPVNACPLICHLPELKERPNYYSQKRQLPDIKDDLVLVKHSGELLNFSELYSTILQNVCKRVDKAFERFIRGDYNGKRSGKPRFKGGSRYRTMVFDGADDAWMKFCTINGEWLFMTLPKVGLLQVRTHRPIPDGATLKQALVTKKADGWYISLILSDPTVPEFNPDEIIPTWENSLGIDAVLHEDTYLATSDGEKLPSLKPLRKNEAKKASLQSKRNARKKGSHRRRKLAKQEGRLGQRIARSRKDFQYKTAHKLRRTGKKVFFVEKLNLKGLSKRNNPKQAEDGTYLPNGQSAKSGLNKSWNDAAFGQFFSILEYIAAKAGAVVIEKDPAYTSQLLAYRDEFVFTDCSIREYWDEQEKLWVDRDINAAINLKRLGLDVFPSIKRRRGNPVVVASITNSTSKEVLTALRSIRSPRSIA